In Myxococcus virescens, a single window of DNA contains:
- a CDS encoding DUF3526 domain-containing protein has translation MIRAIARKEWMELSRDGRFLGAGALVFLLATVGIAVGALHVRDSRAEREAGARLTRQHWLEQGEKNPHSAAHYGVWAFKPESVLATFDRGVEPYLGVAVYLEAHKRNATQYRPAADATAAARFGELTGAGVLQLLLPLLIILLTYSAFTTEREQGTLRLLLSSGVRRHQLVLGKALGVGLALAALLVPLFVVAVVLVVGLGGGAGVSPGELLGRLSGLALGYGLYLSGFVFLGLAVSARARTSRGALVVLLGAWMVNALLVPRLAVDAARAWAPVPTAQDFARQLAEDYEKGLSGHDPADQRQAALERETLARYGAASLEALPVNFRGIALQAGEEYSNRVGAQRFGELETRYGEQERLHRFFAPLSPMLALRHLSASLARTDMSAHLRFTKQAEQYRQGLVKQMNDAVTFRSKYGDVNYKADASLWREVPELSVDEERLSDALGAQVPELLLLGLWLAWTTLFALRACERLSAV, from the coding sequence ATGATTCGAGCCATCGCCCGAAAAGAGTGGATGGAGCTGTCTCGCGACGGGCGCTTCCTGGGCGCGGGAGCCCTGGTGTTCTTGCTGGCCACCGTAGGCATCGCGGTCGGCGCGCTCCATGTCCGGGACTCCCGGGCCGAGCGCGAAGCGGGTGCTCGCCTGACGCGCCAGCATTGGTTGGAGCAGGGAGAGAAGAACCCGCATTCGGCCGCGCACTACGGTGTCTGGGCGTTCAAGCCGGAGTCCGTCCTGGCCACGTTTGACCGCGGCGTGGAACCGTATCTGGGCGTCGCCGTCTACCTGGAGGCGCACAAACGGAATGCCACCCAGTACCGGCCCGCGGCGGACGCCACGGCGGCGGCGCGCTTCGGAGAGCTCACGGGGGCCGGGGTCCTCCAGCTCCTGCTGCCCCTGCTGATCATCCTGCTGACCTACTCCGCGTTCACCACCGAGCGGGAGCAGGGAACGCTGCGCTTGCTGTTGAGCTCCGGCGTGCGTCGGCATCAGCTCGTGCTGGGCAAGGCCCTGGGCGTAGGGCTGGCGCTCGCGGCGCTGCTGGTGCCCCTCTTCGTGGTGGCCGTGGTGTTGGTGGTGGGCCTGGGCGGCGGAGCGGGCGTCTCGCCGGGCGAGCTGCTGGGGCGTCTGTCGGGGCTGGCACTGGGGTATGGGCTGTACCTGTCGGGCTTCGTGTTCCTGGGGCTGGCGGTCAGCGCGCGGGCGCGGACGTCGCGGGGGGCCTTGGTGGTGCTGTTGGGCGCGTGGATGGTCAACGCGCTGCTGGTGCCCCGGCTCGCGGTGGACGCGGCCCGGGCGTGGGCGCCGGTGCCCACGGCGCAGGACTTCGCGCGGCAGCTGGCGGAGGACTACGAGAAGGGCCTGAGCGGTCATGACCCTGCGGACCAGCGACAGGCGGCGCTCGAGCGCGAGACGCTGGCGCGCTACGGCGCGGCGTCCCTGGAGGCGCTCCCCGTCAACTTCCGGGGCATCGCGCTCCAAGCAGGGGAGGAGTACAGCAACCGCGTGGGAGCGCAGCGCTTCGGCGAGTTGGAGACCCGCTACGGTGAACAGGAGCGACTGCACCGCTTCTTCGCGCCGCTGTCGCCCATGCTGGCGCTGCGGCACCTGTCGGCGTCGCTCGCACGGACGGACATGTCCGCGCACCTTCGCTTCACGAAGCAGGCGGAGCAGTACCGGCAGGGGCTGGTGAAGCAGATGAATGACGCCGTCACGTTCCGCTCGAAATACGGCGACGTGAACTACAAGGCAGACGCGTCGCTGTGGCGTGAGGTGCCGGAGCTGAGCGTGGACGAGGAGCGGCTCTCGGATGCGCTGGGCGCGCAGGTGCCGGAGCTTCTCCTGCTGGGCCTCTGGCTGGCGTGGACCACCCTCTTCGCGTTGCGCGCTTGCGAACGCCTGAGCGCCGTCTGA
- a CDS encoding sensor histidine kinase: protein MSEPSSPSRPSVLVVDDNAAFLDNLEELLGDAGYAVRGASSCKAARERVREGFDVALVDLRLPDGDGTALAAELKAASPDSEVVLLTGFATLETAVAAVRAGACAYLMKPCAPQELLLTLEQAMRQVRLHAEKRELARRAQVTEKLAAVGTMTAGLSHEIRNPLNAAALQLSVLERRLRRLPDGQQAPLLEPLLLVRDEIRRLDHILEDFLQFARPREFRPASVDVNELLRRVVDLLSGQAASRKVSLEVSPRELPVPSVAGEEERLRQVLINLCLNALEATPAGGTVTVSAGHEGGRVWLTVDDSGPGVPQEVRDRIFEPFFTTKAQGSGLGLSIVHAIVTQHGGSLEVDSAPGGGARFILRMPLAG from the coding sequence ATGAGCGAGCCCTCCTCTCCGTCCCGTCCGTCCGTCCTGGTGGTGGATGACAACGCGGCCTTCCTGGACAACTTGGAGGAGTTGCTCGGGGACGCGGGCTACGCCGTCCGCGGCGCGTCCAGTTGCAAGGCGGCGCGCGAGCGGGTCCGGGAGGGCTTCGACGTGGCGCTGGTGGATCTGCGCCTGCCAGACGGAGATGGGACGGCGCTGGCCGCCGAGCTGAAGGCCGCGTCGCCGGACTCGGAGGTGGTGCTGCTCACGGGCTTCGCCACGTTGGAGACGGCGGTGGCCGCGGTGCGGGCGGGCGCGTGTGCGTACCTGATGAAGCCTTGCGCGCCGCAGGAGCTGCTGCTGACGCTGGAGCAGGCGATGCGGCAGGTGCGCCTGCACGCGGAGAAGCGCGAGCTGGCACGGCGCGCCCAGGTGACGGAGAAGCTGGCGGCGGTGGGGACGATGACGGCGGGCCTGTCCCACGAAATCCGCAACCCGCTGAACGCGGCGGCGCTCCAGCTCTCCGTCCTCGAGCGGCGTCTACGGCGTCTTCCGGATGGGCAGCAGGCGCCCTTGCTGGAGCCGCTGCTGTTGGTGCGCGATGAGATTCGCCGCCTGGACCACATCCTGGAGGACTTCCTCCAGTTCGCGCGGCCTCGCGAGTTCCGTCCCGCCTCCGTGGATGTGAACGAGCTGCTGCGGCGGGTGGTGGACCTGCTGAGCGGACAGGCCGCGTCCCGCAAGGTGTCGCTGGAAGTCTCGCCACGCGAGTTGCCGGTGCCGTCGGTGGCGGGCGAGGAGGAGCGGCTGCGTCAGGTGCTCATCAACCTGTGCCTCAACGCGCTGGAGGCCACGCCAGCGGGAGGCACCGTGACGGTGTCCGCGGGTCACGAGGGCGGGCGGGTGTGGCTCACCGTGGACGACAGCGGCCCGGGTGTTCCCCAGGAGGTCCGGGACCGCATCTTCGAGCCCTTCTTCACCACGAAGGCTCAGGGCTCCGGGCTGGGGCTGTCCATCGTCCATGCCATCGTCACGCAGCATGGCGGTTCGCTGGAGGTGGACTCGGCGCCCGGTGGGGGCGCTCGTTTCATCCTCCGGATGCCGCTGGCGGGGTAG
- a CDS encoding response regulator, whose translation MRQYLLLDDNLAFAENLAEILRDGGDAATVVTSGDEAVRLARTTRFDVLLTDMRMPGMSGADAVHHLRRVDPGLAAVVITAHPRQNDLETARREGLLAVLPKPVPIPTLVELLSGARRDGLVVLVEDDPALSDNIAELLRGRGFSCVTAASVLDADRILCVQPFAALVDLRVPGGPDGEALRRLRARYPHLPTFVMTAYPDAAPLDGTTGVFSKPFDPGALMEVLETAHAARPTHTS comes from the coding sequence ATGCGCCAGTACCTCCTGCTGGATGACAACCTGGCGTTCGCGGAGAACCTCGCGGAGATTCTGCGCGACGGCGGGGACGCGGCCACTGTCGTCACGAGCGGTGACGAGGCCGTGCGGTTGGCGCGCACCACGCGCTTCGACGTCCTGCTGACCGACATGCGCATGCCCGGCATGAGCGGCGCGGATGCCGTGCACCACCTTCGCCGCGTGGATCCGGGCCTGGCCGCGGTGGTCATCACCGCGCACCCACGCCAGAATGACTTGGAGACGGCCCGGCGCGAAGGTCTGCTCGCGGTGCTGCCCAAGCCCGTGCCCATCCCCACGTTGGTGGAGCTGCTGTCCGGTGCTCGCCGGGATGGGCTGGTGGTGCTGGTGGAGGACGACCCGGCGCTGAGCGACAACATCGCGGAGCTGCTGCGTGGGCGCGGCTTCTCCTGTGTGACGGCGGCCTCGGTGCTGGACGCGGACCGAATCCTCTGCGTGCAGCCCTTCGCCGCGCTGGTGGACCTGCGCGTCCCCGGGGGGCCGGATGGTGAGGCCCTGCGACGGCTGCGCGCGCGCTATCCGCACCTGCCCACGTTCGTCATGACGGCCTATCCCGACGCGGCCCCGCTTGACGGGACCACGGGCGTCTTCTCCAAACCCTTCGACCCAGGCGCGCTGATGGAGGTGCTGGAAACGGCGCACGCGGCACGCCCCACCCACACCTCATGA
- a CDS encoding ABC transporter ATP-binding protein: protein MLEAKKLSKRYGEHLALECLDLSIGAGEVFCLLGANGAGKTTTLNLFLGFITPTQGEARVAGLEVQQHEAHVRGLLAYVPELVMLYPRLTGRENLAYFNTLAGRQALSTQESSGWLARAGLQPGAMDVPVGRYSKGMRQKVGIAIALAKGARALLLDEPTSGLDPLASNELSELLLRLSGEGMAVLMATHDLFRAKESGTRVGIMKSGRLVETRATRDLGHAELEQLYLAHMRG, encoded by the coding sequence ATGCTTGAAGCGAAGAAGCTGTCCAAACGTTATGGCGAGCACCTGGCCCTGGAGTGCCTGGACCTGTCCATCGGGGCGGGTGAGGTGTTCTGTCTGCTGGGGGCGAACGGGGCGGGGAAGACCACCACGCTGAACCTCTTCCTGGGCTTCATCACCCCCACGCAAGGCGAGGCCCGCGTCGCCGGGTTGGAGGTTCAGCAACACGAGGCCCACGTGCGCGGGCTCCTGGCGTACGTGCCCGAGCTGGTGATGCTCTACCCTCGGCTGACGGGCCGGGAGAACCTGGCCTACTTCAACACCCTTGCGGGCCGGCAGGCGCTGTCCACCCAGGAGTCCAGCGGGTGGTTGGCGCGCGCGGGGCTGCAACCGGGGGCGATGGACGTCCCCGTTGGCCGCTATTCGAAGGGCATGCGGCAGAAGGTCGGCATCGCCATCGCGCTGGCGAAAGGCGCGCGGGCCTTGCTGTTGGATGAGCCCACGTCGGGGTTGGACCCGCTGGCGTCCAACGAACTCTCCGAGCTGCTCCTTCGCCTGAGTGGTGAAGGCATGGCGGTGCTCATGGCGACGCATGACCTGTTCCGCGCGAAGGAGTCAGGCACGCGGGTGGGCATCATGAAGTCGGGCCGGCTGGTGGAGACGCGCGCCACGCGGGACCTGGGGCACGCGGAGCTGGAGCAGCTCTACCTGGCGCACATGCGTGGCTGA
- a CDS encoding M56 family metallopeptidase: MDARYLHALEQALLGFLWQGAVVALAVAGILSLTPQRAARARYAAACLGMVAMAVLPVVTFLTALAEASRAVTFGAFESLTQSRMLAVVTTETASLAAPHWTEVLRPWLLPAWCCGVLLLSARTVAAWLITHRMARQETQAPSAHWSEALTRALRHVRLSRPVRLLASARVDVPMVIGLWRPLILVPAGAITGLSAAQLEAILAHELGHIRRHDYVVNLLQSFVETLLFYHPAVWWLSHRIREEREHCADDLAVQCCGDALLYARALAHIEELRLAPSPHPALGVSDGSLLMRVRRLLSASEDMTPRRSWRLASGLGSAVLAVALGSSQLPETAHATEPVSAPHLHVEATPSTVQRLSSTMPMHHLLVAPATFAAQAPRAPAPSERPKAAAKAERAPAAKARPTRPAPLLIPDTGTIARTELSRVPYSLDGEPTAPVLLEDTAQEPPDATLAEAASAHADEHATELPRVVVSAPAPSRASAFDAVYKAMKASAPVKTLRPGITPPRFLSGERIHLPSIAYGIQSHFGGFPKGAVVARCIITTQGSVTDCQPIQGLRGLEEGVIRTLSTWRYEPATLNGKPVAVRYVFDIWFTKEPGGGMHESRHFAGLDLSDVVGAAAPGTCDDCDAFEFHSPTAQR, from the coding sequence ATGGACGCGCGTTATCTCCACGCCCTGGAGCAGGCGCTGCTCGGCTTCCTGTGGCAGGGCGCGGTGGTGGCCCTGGCGGTCGCGGGTATCCTGTCCCTGACGCCGCAGCGCGCCGCGCGGGCGCGTTACGCCGCCGCGTGTCTGGGGATGGTGGCCATGGCCGTGCTGCCCGTGGTGACGTTCCTGACCGCGCTGGCGGAGGCCTCGCGCGCCGTGACGTTCGGCGCCTTCGAGTCCCTGACCCAGTCCCGCATGCTGGCCGTGGTCACGACGGAGACCGCGTCCCTGGCGGCTCCGCACTGGACGGAGGTGCTCCGTCCCTGGCTGCTGCCGGCGTGGTGCTGCGGCGTGCTCCTCCTGTCGGCCCGGACCGTGGCCGCCTGGCTCATCACCCACCGGATGGCCCGGCAGGAGACGCAAGCCCCCTCGGCCCACTGGAGTGAGGCGCTGACCCGTGCGTTGCGCCACGTGCGCCTGTCCCGGCCCGTGCGCCTGCTGGCCTCCGCCCGCGTGGACGTGCCCATGGTCATTGGCCTGTGGCGCCCCCTCATCCTGGTGCCGGCGGGTGCCATCACCGGGCTGTCCGCCGCGCAGCTGGAGGCCATCCTCGCCCACGAGCTGGGCCACATCCGGCGCCACGACTACGTGGTCAACCTCCTCCAGTCCTTCGTGGAGACCCTCCTGTTCTACCACCCGGCCGTCTGGTGGCTGTCCCACCGCATCCGCGAGGAGCGTGAGCACTGCGCGGATGACCTGGCCGTCCAGTGCTGCGGGGATGCGCTGCTCTACGCCCGCGCCCTGGCCCACATCGAGGAGCTGCGCCTGGCTCCATCACCCCACCCCGCCCTGGGCGTCAGCGATGGCTCGCTCCTGATGCGCGTGCGCCGGCTGCTGTCCGCGTCCGAGGACATGACGCCGCGCAGGTCCTGGCGGCTCGCCAGCGGACTGGGCAGCGCCGTGCTCGCCGTGGCCCTGGGGTCGTCGCAGCTGCCGGAGACGGCCCACGCCACGGAGCCGGTGAGTGCGCCGCACCTCCACGTGGAGGCAACCCCCAGCACGGTGCAGCGACTGTCCAGCACCATGCCCATGCACCATCTGCTCGTGGCCCCGGCGACCTTCGCCGCCCAGGCCCCGCGGGCCCCCGCGCCCAGCGAGCGCCCGAAGGCGGCGGCGAAGGCAGAGCGAGCACCCGCGGCGAAGGCCCGTCCCACGCGGCCCGCCCCCCTCCTCATCCCGGACACGGGGACGATTGCCCGCACGGAGCTGTCGCGCGTGCCCTACTCGCTCGACGGTGAGCCCACCGCGCCCGTCCTGCTCGAGGACACCGCCCAGGAGCCGCCCGACGCCACCCTGGCCGAGGCGGCCTCCGCGCACGCCGACGAGCACGCCACCGAGCTGCCCCGGGTGGTCGTCTCCGCGCCGGCGCCCTCGCGCGCCTCCGCGTTCGACGCCGTCTACAAGGCCATGAAGGCGTCGGCCCCCGTCAAGACGCTCCGGCCCGGAATCACCCCGCCCCGGTTCCTCTCGGGCGAGCGCATCCACCTTCCCAGTATCGCCTACGGGATTCAGTCCCACTTCGGAGGCTTCCCCAAGGGCGCGGTGGTGGCCCGCTGCATCATCACCACGCAGGGCTCCGTCACCGACTGCCAGCCCATCCAGGGCCTGCGGGGCCTGGAGGAAGGCGTCATCCGCACGCTCTCCACCTGGCGCTACGAGCCCGCCACGCTCAACGGAAAACCCGTGGCCGTGCGCTACGTCTTCGACATCTGGTTCACGAAGGAGCCGGGTGGTGGAATGCACGAGTCCCGGCACTTCGCGGGCCTCGACCTCTCCGATGTGGTGGGCGCCGCGGCCCCAGGGACGTGCGACGATTGCGACGCCTTCGAGTTCCACAGCCCGACGGCGCAGCGGTAG
- a CDS encoding sensor histidine kinase, giving the protein MAETLFEELKRYVGFSSADEQALVTLHATAKPHFARFARVFYDRILEHEGARQALEGGESQVGHLRGTLQVWMDQLLRGPWDEAYYALRCRIGRMHVRIALPQHYMFGAMNILRQEFNSHIDATYLEQPAALRAARSAVGKMLDLELAIMLHTYREDLLAQQARSERLSTFGQLVGSIGHELRNPLGVIETSLYILRGRPGAVDERTMKHLDRIGDQVGIANRIVSDLLDMIRDRPLHRQEVWLDEVWQEALKAVQRPDTVVVSAEGLTSLPAVQGDAGQLRQVFVNLLDNAVQALEETGGTVSLSAATPEPGMVELVLEDSGPGVSDVIRRRLFEPLMTTKARGIGLGLALVKRIVERHGGSIAYVPRPGAGARFVIRLSLVASEETHAPVPPAG; this is encoded by the coding sequence ATGGCGGAAACCTTGTTCGAGGAATTGAAGCGGTACGTGGGGTTCAGCTCGGCGGACGAGCAGGCTCTCGTGACCTTGCACGCCACCGCGAAGCCCCACTTCGCGCGCTTCGCTCGCGTCTTCTACGACCGCATCCTGGAGCATGAAGGGGCTCGGCAGGCGCTCGAAGGGGGCGAGAGCCAGGTGGGCCACCTGCGCGGCACCCTGCAGGTGTGGATGGACCAGCTCCTCCGCGGCCCTTGGGACGAGGCCTACTACGCGCTGCGCTGCCGCATTGGCCGCATGCACGTGCGCATCGCACTGCCGCAGCACTACATGTTCGGCGCGATGAACATCCTGCGGCAGGAGTTCAACAGCCACATCGACGCCACCTACCTGGAGCAGCCCGCGGCGCTCCGCGCGGCCCGCTCCGCGGTGGGGAAGATGCTCGACCTGGAGCTGGCCATCATGCTCCACACGTACCGGGAAGATCTGCTGGCGCAGCAGGCGCGCAGCGAGCGGCTGTCCACCTTTGGCCAACTGGTGGGTTCCATCGGCCACGAGCTGCGCAATCCGCTGGGCGTCATCGAGACGTCGCTCTACATCCTCCGGGGGCGCCCGGGGGCCGTGGACGAGCGCACGATGAAGCACCTGGACCGCATTGGTGACCAGGTGGGCATCGCCAACCGCATCGTCTCCGACCTGCTGGACATGATTCGGGACCGGCCCCTGCACCGGCAGGAGGTCTGGTTGGACGAGGTCTGGCAGGAAGCGCTCAAGGCCGTGCAGCGGCCCGACACCGTCGTCGTGAGCGCGGAGGGACTGACCTCATTGCCCGCGGTTCAAGGAGACGCGGGGCAGCTGCGCCAGGTGTTCGTGAACCTGCTCGACAACGCCGTCCAGGCCCTGGAGGAGACGGGCGGGACGGTGTCACTGTCCGCCGCCACGCCCGAGCCGGGGATGGTGGAGTTGGTGCTGGAGGATTCCGGGCCGGGTGTCAGCGACGTCATCCGCCGCCGCCTCTTCGAGCCGCTGATGACGACGAAGGCGCGCGGCATCGGGCTCGGGCTCGCGCTGGTCAAGCGCATCGTGGAGCGGCATGGGGGGAGCATCGCGTATGTCCCCCGTCCTGGAGCGGGTGCGCGCTTCGTGATTCGGCTTTCCCTCGTCGCTTCGGAGGAGACGCATGCGCCAGTACCTCCTGCTGGATGA
- a CDS encoding DUF3526 domain-containing protein encodes MSLLRHEWFLLRKDRMLAFSAALLLGLMALGLYNGWRFTRDLRTYQQRLVTQETERRARLAEQAEALRQGRGPELPPWKSPAMPVPVGNTLVQPEALLPPGPLGAFTVGQMDLLPSAYQVSLQGRLTDFARDTLEHPVHLATGTLDLSFVLLYLLPLFALAFSFDLVSREREDGTLRLVLVQATGLRGWALRRLAVRAGVLLGLCVLAGVAGYALTGGAGGLGRLAGWLTLVVGYGAFWFALALAVNARSLSSATNALVLVGAWLVLVVVVPAVAQLGVSGLYPVPSRVALVGATREASLEAQKRGSEVLSAYFEDHPELAPKGAKAEGYWPTALAVQDEAARATAPVVAAFQSQLERQQDALGVLRFLSPALAFQQALQDVAGTGGSRHEHFLRQVDHFHTTWREALLPRVFSGATLGAAEHARLPRFAYVEQPGTDIVPQVALGLLALVLPTLLALGLGLAWLGRPRIA; translated from the coding sequence ATGTCATTGCTTCGACACGAGTGGTTCCTGCTCCGGAAGGACCGGATGCTCGCCTTCTCAGCCGCGCTTCTGCTCGGCTTGATGGCGTTGGGCCTCTACAACGGTTGGCGTTTCACCCGGGACCTGCGGACCTACCAGCAGCGCCTCGTTACCCAGGAGACGGAGCGGCGGGCCCGTCTGGCGGAGCAGGCGGAAGCCTTGCGCCAGGGGCGAGGGCCGGAGCTGCCGCCCTGGAAGAGCCCGGCGATGCCGGTGCCAGTGGGCAACACGCTCGTCCAGCCCGAAGCCCTGCTCCCTCCGGGGCCGCTGGGCGCATTCACCGTGGGGCAGATGGACCTGTTGCCGTCCGCCTATCAGGTATCGCTCCAGGGGCGCCTCACGGACTTCGCGCGTGACACGCTGGAGCACCCGGTGCACCTGGCGACAGGAACGTTGGACCTGTCGTTCGTGCTGCTCTACCTGCTGCCCCTGTTCGCGCTCGCGTTCTCCTTTGACCTGGTGTCGCGCGAACGCGAGGACGGAACGCTTCGGCTGGTGCTCGTGCAGGCCACGGGCCTTCGCGGCTGGGCGCTGCGAAGGCTCGCGGTCCGCGCGGGTGTCCTGCTGGGCCTGTGCGTGCTGGCGGGCGTCGCAGGCTACGCGCTGACGGGCGGGGCAGGGGGGCTGGGGCGGTTGGCGGGCTGGCTGACGTTGGTGGTCGGGTACGGTGCCTTCTGGTTCGCGCTGGCGCTGGCTGTGAATGCGCGGTCCCTGAGCTCCGCCACCAATGCGCTGGTGCTCGTGGGGGCGTGGCTGGTGTTGGTGGTCGTGGTGCCCGCGGTGGCGCAGCTGGGCGTGAGTGGCCTGTATCCGGTTCCGTCCCGCGTGGCCCTGGTTGGGGCCACGCGCGAGGCGTCGCTGGAGGCGCAGAAGCGCGGCAGCGAGGTGCTGTCCGCCTACTTCGAGGACCATCCGGAGCTGGCGCCCAAGGGGGCCAAGGCGGAGGGGTACTGGCCCACGGCGCTGGCCGTGCAGGACGAGGCGGCCCGGGCGACCGCGCCCGTGGTGGCGGCCTTCCAGTCGCAGTTGGAGCGGCAGCAGGATGCGCTGGGGGTGCTGCGCTTCCTGTCTCCCGCGCTGGCTTTCCAGCAGGCGCTCCAGGACGTGGCGGGCACGGGAGGCTCACGGCACGAGCACTTCTTGCGCCAGGTCGACCACTTCCACACCACGTGGCGTGAGGCACTGCTTCCTCGCGTCTTCTCGGGAGCCACCTTGGGGGCCGCGGAGCACGCGCGGCTGCCTCGATTCGCCTATGTCGAGCAGCCGGGCACCGACATCGTGCCCCAGGTGGCGCTGGGGCTTCTCGCGCTCGTACTGCCGACGCTGCTGGCGTTGGGGCTGGGCCTGGCATGGTTGGGACGGCCCCGCATCGCTTGA
- a CDS encoding MerC domain-containing protein, with translation MRSSSSSVPDAACDCAHHRAQAATDPNEPVKVPGGRWSMLVPLLACAVCPTCLATYAQVLSFLGVGLSLTESAHQVLLAVAVTVSLAVSGWRLRRLRRVGPLLVTAAGCALLVLGHALEEDPVLTWSGVVVLLAGGLWERRVWRRIFTRGSACEHPAVQP, from the coding sequence ATGCGCTCCTCCTCTTCCTCTGTTCCTGATGCAGCCTGCGATTGCGCCCATCACCGGGCTCAAGCCGCCACCGACCCGAACGAGCCCGTGAAGGTGCCGGGAGGCCGCTGGTCGATGCTGGTGCCGTTGCTGGCGTGCGCGGTATGCCCCACCTGCCTGGCGACCTATGCACAGGTACTGTCGTTCCTGGGCGTGGGACTGTCGCTGACGGAGTCCGCGCACCAGGTGTTGCTCGCCGTAGCCGTCACCGTGTCATTGGCCGTGAGTGGCTGGCGGTTGCGGCGTCTGCGGCGGGTGGGCCCACTGCTGGTGACGGCCGCGGGGTGCGCGCTCCTGGTGCTGGGGCATGCATTGGAAGAGGACCCGGTGCTGACGTGGAGCGGGGTGGTGGTGTTGCTCGCGGGGGGCCTGTGGGAGCGCCGTGTCTGGCGCCGGATCTTCACCCGAGGTTCCGCATGCGAGCATCCCGCCGTCCAGCCCTGA
- a CDS encoding LysR family transcriptional regulator has translation MRLDLADLRLFLCIVDAGSITQGAQRANLTLASASERLRSIEDAVGVKLLERRPRGVVTTEAGDALVHHARLILHQQELLKDELNAFVSGRRGTIRLYANTAALTEYLPEKLAPWLARHPRLNIDLRERTSADIVKAIEAGLAEAGLISDAVETGTLQVRALEPAPLVLIIPAGHPLAVSKSLALRDVYREPFVGLAAESALQEHIDGHARRAGFEVSFRVRMKGFRGLCEMVSHGVGLGIVPERVANRHQREGTYRKVPLSEAWAQRRLCACFQDWDGLSSPVRALLEYLLGGGE, from the coding sequence ATGCGGCTCGACCTCGCGGATCTTCGCTTGTTCCTCTGCATCGTGGATGCGGGGAGCATCACGCAAGGTGCCCAACGCGCGAACCTGACGCTGGCATCCGCGAGCGAGCGTCTGCGCAGCATCGAGGATGCGGTGGGCGTCAAGCTGCTCGAGAGGCGGCCTCGGGGCGTGGTGACGACCGAGGCCGGTGATGCACTCGTGCACCACGCTCGGTTGATCCTGCATCAACAGGAGTTGTTGAAGGATGAGTTGAATGCGTTTGTTTCAGGCCGGCGCGGCACCATTCGCCTCTATGCCAACACCGCGGCGCTGACCGAGTACCTGCCCGAGAAGCTGGCGCCATGGCTTGCCAGGCACCCGAGGCTGAACATCGACCTGAGAGAGCGAACCAGCGCGGATATCGTCAAGGCGATCGAGGCAGGCCTGGCGGAGGCCGGACTGATTTCGGACGCCGTGGAGACGGGCACGCTTCAAGTCCGCGCGCTGGAGCCCGCCCCCCTGGTGCTCATCATCCCCGCAGGGCACCCGCTGGCTGTATCCAAGAGCCTCGCGCTCCGCGATGTGTATCGGGAGCCCTTCGTCGGTCTGGCGGCCGAGAGCGCCTTGCAAGAGCACATTGACGGGCACGCACGTCGCGCGGGCTTCGAGGTGTCCTTCCGCGTCCGGATGAAGGGCTTCCGGGGGCTGTGCGAGATGGTGTCTCACGGCGTGGGCCTGGGCATCGTCCCGGAGCGCGTTGCCAATCGGCACCAGCGGGAGGGCACCTATCGGAAGGTGCCCCTTTCGGAGGCCTGGGCCCAGCGCCGGCTCTGTGCCTGTTTCCAGGACTGGGACGGCCTGTCATCTCCTGTTCGTGCGTTGCTGGAGTACCTGCTCGGTGGGGGAGAATGA